GCCGCCGGCATCGACCTGAGTCATGTTCGACCCGTCGTAGGCCAACACGGGGAGGAACTTCACGAGCTCTTCGACCGCTTGCTCGGGGTTCGGCGTCTCCGGCGAGAGCCCAGCGCCGTAGTCGGCGATCTGACGCAGCGCGCGGGTGGGCGCGAAGTCGAACGCGAAGCACACAGGCTTGAGGACTGCTTCGGCGCTCGGGTTGTCTCCATCGGGGTTCTTGATCGACCACGGTGACTGCACGCGGAACGCTGCCTGGAAGTAGGTCTCGGGTGAGTTGAGGTTGCGCAGCATCAGGATCGAGGACCACTGCTTGACGGTGACGCCCGTGGTGAGTTTGCCGCACGACAGGGTGATCGTCTTGGTGTCGTGCCCGTCGCCGATCGCCGCCCGCACTGGCGGGAGAGCATCCAGCCCGATACCCGCGCCGGGACCCGCTACGACGAGCACCTGGTAGTCGTGCCAGAACACGTTCGGCTTCTCCGCGAGCAGGTTCGACATCGCCTCGCAGGCAGCCACGTTGGGCAGGAACCAGAACGAGTGCTGCAGGTACGGCAGGAGCCGAACGTCGGAGTATGGGAAGGGCGGTCGGGTACCCATTCGCATCGCGTCGACCTGGGTGGGCAAGTGAGCGCCGCGGATGAGATCGAGCCACTTCTGCACGTCGGTCTTGTGGGTGAACTCGGCGTCGTTGCCGGCGCCCTTTGCCTCGAAGAACTCGTTGAGGTCGAACTCGTCGAACTCTCCCCGGTTCGCGACGGCGATGAGCTCGTCAGGCATTTGGTAGGTGAACAGGCGCATCTCCGGGAGTGCCCCGTACGGGTTCCAGGCGTCCAGGTGCGCGGCGGCATACTCGGCCTTGGCGCGCTGCTCGTCGGTGTAGGTCCAGTTGAAGATTTGCTCCTCGATAAACTCACCGGATGCCAGCGCCTTGAACGGCGTGCCCGACAGATACAAGTAGGCACGGGTGGTGATCGGCAGGAAGTCATCCTCATCGTTTCCGAGCTCGTCCAACTCCTCGTCGAAGGCCACGAGGCCATCGTGGTACTCGGCGGCCAGCTCCTTCTGCTTGACCTTCTCGTCCTCGCCCTCGAACAGCTCCTTGGCGGACTCACGCCACGCACCGAAGTGGTACTCATCGAAGATCACGAGATCCCAGTTGGTCGTGTGGACCCACTCGTTCTTCGCCTTGATGAGCCCGGTCTTCCGGTCTCGCCCGAGCAGATCCTGGAACGAACCGAAGTAAACCAGCGGCCGAGTCTTGTCCGCCTCATCCGGGCTACCTCCGATCGCTGAGGACAGGTACTGCCAGCCGTCGAAGTCGGCATGAGACTCCAGATCGGTCTGCCAGGCATCCTCCACCGCGGGTTTGAAGGTGACCACAAGGATGCGTTTAGCGCCGAGCCGCTTGGCCAGTTGGTAGGAGGCGAAGGTCTTCCCAAAGCGCATCTTGGCATTCCACAGGAACCGTGGCACCGCGTCGGACTCCTCGCCCCAGATGGACTCGTAGTAGCCCTCAGTCTTGTCCACGGCGCTGGCCTGCTCCCGGCGCATCGGGAACGTCTTGTGGTGGGTGCCGGTAAGTTTCATGCCGGTGCGAAGCTCTGTAATCGCCGTGTGCACATCGTCCGGGGTGCAGCGCATCCACTCGCGCGCTGAGCCGAAGATCGGGTTCTCGAAGCCCTTGTCGATCAACCGTTGGCGCACATCGGAGTCACGGAAGATCGACCCGTCGTCACATTTGCCGAGCTCATCAACGTGCAGCGTGTAGGCCTGCTGCATCTGCCCCTGAGACTCGCGGATGCGCGCGTTCACATCCGCCTTCGTCGTCTGTCCCACCTTGAGGAGTCCCGCATAGCCGACTGGCGGATCGTTCGGCGACCATGCGTAGATCCGCAGCCGAGCCTCCGGCTTCTCAGGAAGTAGTTCGTCGATGTCCCTACTCATCCCTATCGTCGGCCCCGTCCTCGTCGAAGAGTGTGTCGTCGTGGGCAGCGATCTGCAACTCGATGAAGGCGATCTCGTCGCCAGTTAGACTGTAGCGCTCGTAGAGGAGAGCATCAGTCCAGTCCTGGTCGAGCGGAACGTCAGGCACAAATGAGTAAACGTCCTTGGTGGCGTGCTGAGTGGACTTCCGCAACGACACAAGGAACCGGACAAAGCGCGTCCGCAAGTACCCGGCGTAGCGCCGAGCCTCCTCCTCGATCCCGAACCGGCCAGCGACAAGATACGTCTCGCTGCACGCGGTGCCTGGACCCGCGAGAATCGGGCGCGAGAGGAACTTGGTTTCGATCGCAGCGCTCGTGCCTTGCACTGCGGTCATGAGCACCTTCCACTCATCAACCCATGAGTCGTTGAGCGGAATCTCCGCACGATCCACCCAGCTCACCCTCCGCGAGCCGAAGAGCTCCACAGGAGCTTTGAGGCCAGTGGGTCTCGGCTTGCCGTGAAAGTTGGTCGGCAGTCCGAAAGGCTTACGGCTCGACACCCGTGAGTCGAGCGTTGGCTCAGCGAGCGCCCGAACCTTGTCGAGGATCGGAACCGCTTCATTCCGACGGACCAGCACATCGTAGGCGTCGAGGTATCGCGTCGCCCGTTCGCCCACCGGCTGCCCATCCCACATTGTCTGGATGGTGCAAGGTCCGTCATGCTCGCGGTCCCAAAGGAAGTACGAGACGCCACCTCTGATCTTCACGCCCGGGAAGGCCTCGTAGAGCTTTGGGTAGTCGACGATGTCGTGCATGCGGTGATCGGCGAGCATCTTCTTGCGGTACTCATCGAGACCCTTGCCGCCTGCAAACCAGCGAGACGGGGTGACAAAGACAGCGAAGCGTGGGTCGAGCCCAAGTGCCTTCTCTACGAACATCTGGTAGATCGGCGCGGCAGAGGTGCCGTAGCCCCCGTCGCTAAGCTGGTAGGGCGGGTTGCCGATGATGACGTCGAACTGCATGTTGTCTCCGAACAGCTCCGCACTGCGAGCTTTGATGTCGTCGGTGTGGATGAAGGCGTAGGCGTGAGTCTCAAGGTCTCCGCCTCGTGCGTAGTCGTCCTCGCCCGCCCCGCAGTAGACACACTTGCGGTTGGTGTAGACCGCGATCTCTTCACTCGTGAGGGTATCGACGCGGAACTCACGCTTGCCGCCGCCCCAGGTGTGCTCAGTGCGCTCGAACCAGATGTTTCCGCTCTCGGTCGTGAATGACTTAGCGATCGAGTGCGGGCCGTTGGCGAACTTCGAGCAGTAGACGCTCCGGCGCGCGAGTAGCGCCGTGAGCTGGGTTATTCCAATGCCGAAGACCTGATGGGTGAGGATGTGATCGACGCGCTGGGCGAGGTCGGGGATCGTCAGGATCAGTCCGTCTGTGAGCCGACGCACGATCTCGCGGAGGAACACCCCCGACTTGGTGAACGGATCGAGGAACGTGACATCAGGGTTGGCCCAAATGTCGGCGCCGTCGTTGGCGTCTGCCCAGGCGGCGGCAAGCGTGTCGAGCATCTGGTTCGCGAACTCTGGCGGGGTGAAGACCTCATCATTGGAGAGGTTCGCGATGCAGGTCAAGACATCCGGGTTGTGTCCTCGGAGGGCAAAAGGCGCAAGGGTCACGCGGTGACCTCGGCGATTTGATCGACGGTCATCGTCGGATAAGTCTGCGCGGGGACAAACAGGTCGCCGTCGTCGAGCTCGCCGAATAGGGTTCCCTCGTACGAGGCGCGCTGAGTGAGGTCGTCGTAGCGAAAGTCGCGCCTCTGGAACTTCCCCTTGCCGAGGTAGCCCCACTCAGGAAAGGTGATCGGTTGGCCGCTGGGCACGGTCATAGTCAAGGCATCGCCCTGGACGATGTTCACGGCTAGGACCGCGCGTGCTGCTTGCGCCCACTGGTCATCGTCACCGATGCCCAAGAACTTGTTGAACACCTCGGCGAGGTTGTTGCGGCACTCTTCGGCGTTGTCTGCAAGGAGTTCGATACCGTACGTACACATCAGCGCAAAAAGTGCGTATTGGCGCTTCTCGAACTCGCTCTTGCCGTGGCGAAGCTGGACCGTGACGAGTTTGCGTGCCAGGACGGGGACGAGGAAGTTGCCGGAGCCACAGGCAGGCTCGAGCACGCGCGAGTCAATCCGCTCGGACTCGTGCTTGACGAGGTCGAGCATGTCCCCGACCATCCACGCCGGCGTGAAGACCTCGCCGTGGTCCACGACGCGTTGCCTAGACTTCACCAAGCGCTGGGCATCTCTCAGCGTCATCGTCGAACCCCGCGCTCTTCGTCGTCACGAACGTAGGAGGGGCCACCAATACTGGGATGGACTGCGGGAGACTGATGATTGCTGGTCGCCACGCCTGCACGCACCCTGTCGTCGATCTCGCTCGCCTGGAATTTCCAGAGGCGCCGGACCCCTTGCGTAGGCATGGCCTTCTCGGCGGTCGACGTGTAAACGGTGTCTTTGGCGATCCCGAGGCATGCGGCGATGCCGTCTGCGGACAGCCACAACTCAGCCATGTTGCTCCTCCCTCGCTCAATGGCCCAGGCAGGCCAACACCCACGATGATACTGACGGAGGTGCCGCTTGGGTTGAGCTTCTCCCGGCGTGGCCGAACAAGATGGGTGTCGAAAGCGTGCTCCGCTCGTCGGCGAGCCGACTCAGGTCGCGCACGAGCTCTGGCTTGAGCACCGACGTATCAAAGGCGCTGACCATGCACGAGCTCTCCTCACCACTCCCCCTCGATCTCAGCCCGGCGCAATCCGCGCTATAACAGCCCCGGCCGGGAGCCGCAACGCAAAAACCCCGCCCATCGGGCGGGGTCTCGACTAGTCTGTGGAGCTAAGGGGATTCGAACCCCTGACCTCTTCCATGCCATGGAAGCGCGCTACCAACTGCGCCATAGCCCCGTGCGGGTTGCCCTCGCGGGCAGGCTCTACTCTAGACGATCCTGCCCGCCGATGTGAAATCCCGAACCGGCACCCCGACGTTGTGGCCCGTGAGCCGCCACGCCGGCTGCCCGCCGTAGGGCTGCAGCGTGGACCAGTGACAGTTGCCCAGACCCGCGATTCCGCGCCATCCCTCGGGGTTCTGCCCGAGCAGCGCGGTGATCCCGGTGGCGATCGCGGCGCCGTGGGCCACGAGCACGACTGTGTCCGACCTCTCATATCGGCCGGCGATCTCACCGACCGCCGCCACGAGCCGCTCCCCGAGCTCCTCGCGCGACTCGGCGTCGATCCCCTCGGGGTGGGCACCCCGGCGCCACTGCGCGAACGCGTCGGG
The window above is part of the Pseudactinotalea sp. HY158 genome. Proteins encoded here:
- a CDS encoding DEAD/DEAH box helicase family protein → MSRDIDELLPEKPEARLRIYAWSPNDPPVGYAGLLKVGQTTKADVNARIRESQGQMQQAYTLHVDELGKCDDGSIFRDSDVRQRLIDKGFENPIFGSAREWMRCTPDDVHTAITELRTGMKLTGTHHKTFPMRREQASAVDKTEGYYESIWGEESDAVPRFLWNAKMRFGKTFASYQLAKRLGAKRILVVTFKPAVEDAWQTDLESHADFDGWQYLSSAIGGSPDEADKTRPLVYFGSFQDLLGRDRKTGLIKAKNEWVHTTNWDLVIFDEYHFGAWRESAKELFEGEDEKVKQKELAAEYHDGLVAFDEELDELGNDEDDFLPITTRAYLYLSGTPFKALASGEFIEEQIFNWTYTDEQRAKAEYAAAHLDAWNPYGALPEMRLFTYQMPDELIAVANRGEFDEFDLNEFFEAKGAGNDAEFTHKTDVQKWLDLIRGAHLPTQVDAMRMGTRPPFPYSDVRLLPYLQHSFWFLPNVAACEAMSNLLAEKPNVFWHDYQVLVVAGPGAGIGLDALPPVRAAIGDGHDTKTITLSCGKLTTGVTVKQWSSILMLRNLNSPETYFQAAFRVQSPWSIKNPDGDNPSAEAVLKPVCFAFDFAPTRALRQIADYGAGLSPETPNPEQAVEELVKFLPVLAYDGSNMTQVDAGGILDIAMSGTSATLLARKWESAILVNVDNDTLRKIMNNPDALNAVMNIEGFRALGNDIFETVVNKSDAVKKAKKEKSEDITPAEKKELTAEEKEYKSKRKQIQEKLVKFATRIPAFMYLTDFRENTLHDVITKLEPGLFRTVTGLTVDDFHLLVSLGVFNATHMNQAVFAFRRYEDSSLSYTGIESHEGLGRYGLYDTVVAIDNDAIT
- a CDS encoding Eco57I restriction-modification methylase domain-containing protein — its product is MTLAPFALRGHNPDVLTCIANLSNDEVFTPPEFANQMLDTLAAAWADANDGADIWANPDVTFLDPFTKSGVFLREIVRRLTDGLILTIPDLAQRVDHILTHQVFGIGITQLTALLARRSVYCSKFANGPHSIAKSFTTESGNIWFERTEHTWGGGKREFRVDTLTSEEIAVYTNRKCVYCGAGEDDYARGGDLETHAYAFIHTDDIKARSAELFGDNMQFDVIIGNPPYQLSDGGYGTSAAPIYQMFVEKALGLDPRFAVFVTPSRWFAGGKGLDEYRKKMLADHRMHDIVDYPKLYEAFPGVKIRGGVSYFLWDREHDGPCTIQTMWDGQPVGERATRYLDAYDVLVRRNEAVPILDKVRALAEPTLDSRVSSRKPFGLPTNFHGKPRPTGLKAPVELFGSRRVSWVDRAEIPLNDSWVDEWKVLMTAVQGTSAAIETKFLSRPILAGPGTACSETYLVAGRFGIEEEARRYAGYLRTRFVRFLVSLRKSTQHATKDVYSFVPDVPLDQDWTDALLYERYSLTGDEIAFIELQIAAHDDTLFDEDGADDRDE
- a CDS encoding SAM-dependent DNA methyltransferase, which gives rise to MDHGEVFTPAWMVGDMLDLVKHESERIDSRVLEPACGSGNFLVPVLARKLVTVQLRHGKSEFEKRQYALFALMCTYGIELLADNAEECRNNLAEVFNKFLGIGDDDQWAQAARAVLAVNIVQGDALTMTVPSGQPITFPEWGYLGKGKFQRRDFRYDDLTQRASYEGTLFGELDDGDLFVPAQTYPTMTVDQIAEVTA
- a CDS encoding helix-turn-helix domain-containing protein, whose amino-acid sequence is MAELWLSADGIAACLGIAKDTVYTSTAEKAMPTQGVRRLWKFQASEIDDRVRAGVATSNHQSPAVHPSIGGPSYVRDDEERGVRR
- a CDS encoding histidine phosphatase family protein: MSAGTVILWRHGQTDYNAEGRLQGQIDIPLNDVGRAQAALAAEQLALLEPAAIVSSDLSRAVETGRALGELTGLDVTTDERLRERSFGIWEGRTHTEMRAEWPDAFAQWRRGAHPEGIDAESREELGERLVAAVGEIAGRYERSDTVVLVAHGAAIATGITALLGQNPEGWRGIAGLGNCHWSTLQPYGGQPAWRLTGHNVGVPVRDFTSAGRIV